The following are encoded together in the Peromyscus leucopus breed LL Stock chromosome 1, UCI_PerLeu_2.1, whole genome shotgun sequence genome:
- the LOC114682316 gene encoding pregnancy-specific glycoprotein 22-like, producing the protein MEGSSMIPCKGWTSWQGLLITASIFTCWHLSTTDHITIKSVPSQVANGDNVLLLVNDLPEDLLTFTWFKGETGMDLGIARYAPDRDLIMQGPGYSGRETVYRNGSLLIQNVNEKDTGLYTLQTLNEHGDVLSITTMRLHVYPFLWTCGRLATSAQLTAQSVPPSVAEGGSVLLLVHNPPENIVAFGWFKWMNSFRKVEIGQYIIDRKSTVWGPAYTGKETLYSDGSLLLRGVTQNDRGLYTVRILRTDMRSEEAEVQLQVNTSLSLCYNLFTSSQTMIQPVPRYPAEGEGVLLQVHNLPEDLLNFVWYKSKYGTPVIKIVEYSRDMNSIFWWPAYRGRGMVYYNGSLMLQNVTEKDAGMYTLEVLKKNSKIEKASVEFNVKKDVTQPFVRVADTTVEGRRSVTFSCISPDTDISIRWIFNNRSLHHLERVTLSPTKCGLRIDSVGREDAGEYKCEVTNGVSLKTSLPVWWP; encoded by the exons atggaggggtCCTCTATGATTCCCTGCAAGGGCTGGACCTCCTGGCAGGGGCTCCTGATCACAG CCTCCATTTTCACCTGCTGGCACCTTTCCACCACTGACCATATCACCATTAAATCTGTCCCATCTCAAGTGGCCAATGGAGACAACGTCCTTCTTCTTGTCAACGATTTGCCTGAAGATCTTCTAACCTTTACCTGGTTTAAAGGCGAGACAGGCATGGACCTTGGAATTGCAAGATATGCACCAGACAGAGATTTAATCATGCAAGGGCCTGGATATAGTGGTAGAGAGACAGTGTACCGCAATGGATCCCTGCTGATCCAAAATGTCAATGAGAAGGACACAGGACTCTACACTCTGCAAACCTTAAATGAACATGGAGATGTTCTGTCAATAACAACTATGCGCCTGCATGTGTACC cCTTCCTTTGGACCTGTGGGCGGCTTGCTACCTCTGCCCAGCTCACTGCTCAATCAGTGCCTCCCAGCGTCGCTGAAGGAGGAAGTGTTCTTCTCCTCGTTCACAATCCCCCGGAGAATATTGTAGCCTTTGGCTGGTTCAAATGGATGAATTCGTTCAGGAAAGTTGAGATTGGCCAATACATAATAGACAGGAAGTCAACTGTGTGGGGGCCTGCATACACTGGCAAGGAGACGCTGTACAGTGATGGATCCCTGCTGCTCCGTGGTGTGACTCAGAACGATCGTGGATTGTACACTGTACGAATTCTGAGAACAGACATGAGAAGTGAAGAAGCAGAAGTACAACTCCAGGTGAACA ccTCCCTTTCTCTGTGTTATAACCTTTTCACTTCTTCCCAAACCATGATCCAACCGGTGCCTCGGTATCCTGCTGAAGGGGAAGGCGTACTTCTCCAAGTTCACAATCTTCCAGAAGATCTGCTAAACTTTGTCTGGTACAAATCAAAGTATGGGACCCCGGTCATTAAAATTGTAGAATACAGCAGAGATATGAATTCCATCTTCTGGTGGCCTGCATACAGAGGAAGAGGGATGGTGTACTATAATGGATCCCTGATGCTCCAGAATGTCACTGAGAAGGATGCAGGAATGTACACACTGGAAGTTTTAAAGAAGAATTCCAAAATTGAAAAAGCATCCGTGGAATTTAATGTAAAGA AGGATGTGACGCAGCCCTTTGTGCGAGTCGCTGACACCACAGTCGAAGGACGTAGATCTGTGACCTTCTCCTGCATATCACCCGACACTGATATCTCTATCCGTTGGATCTTCAATAACCGGAGTCTGCATCACTTAGAAAGGGTGACTCTGTCCCCTACAAAGTGTGGACTCAGAATAGATTCTGTTGGGCGGGAGGATGCTGGAGAGTATAAGTGTGAGGTCACCAATGGAGTCAGTTTGAAGACCAGTCTCCCAGTCTGGTGGCCATGA